A region from the Nitrospirota bacterium genome encodes:
- a CDS encoding nucleotidyltransferase domain-containing protein, translating to MTILKSALSEKDRILLKDFKDILLKTFPNEIVEIRLFGSRVRGEATAESDMDVLIVTRHEDYHLSDRIIELACDLLLKHRVYISPKVVSQRHYHQLEEMDSDFLYHIKQEGLLL from the coding sequence ATGACCATTTTAAAATCGGCGCTTTCAGAAAAAGATCGAATCCTTTTAAAAGATTTCAAGGATATTCTCCTGAAAACCTTTCCAAATGAGATTGTAGAAATTCGTCTTTTCGGCTCGCGTGTCCGGGGGGAAGCAACCGCTGAATCAGATATGGATGTTTTAATTGTTACCCGTCACGAGGATTATCACCTTTCTGACAGGATAATAGAACTTGCCTGTGATTTATTATTAAAACATCGGGTTTATATTTCTCCTAAAGTGGTCAGTCAGAGGCATTATCATCAGCTTGAGGAAATGGATTCAGATTTTCTTTATCATATTAAACAAGAAGGCCTCCTTCTATAA
- a CDS encoding helix-turn-helix transcriptional regulator produces MKTLPINKKKGEIKIQIGERKTRLFLVPKDRAQGVVKLLQDFEIREDNLLPWRESVHDLTEKYTEPGVALRGARIKEGFTQSELGEKLAISQNHLSEMENGKRPIGKKMAKRLAELLNVGYKIFL; encoded by the coding sequence ATGAAAACGCTCCCTATTAATAAAAAGAAGGGAGAAATTAAAATCCAGATTGGAGAAAGGAAGACCCGCTTGTTTTTGGTTCCTAAGGACCGGGCTCAAGGTGTAGTAAAACTACTTCAAGACTTTGAAATTAGAGAAGATAATCTTTTACCGTGGAGAGAAAGTGTTCATGATTTAACAGAAAAGTACACGGAACCTGGTGTGGCTTTGCGAGGAGCTCGAATTAAAGAAGGCTTTACGCAAAGTGAACTTGGAGAAAAGCTCGCAATTTCTCAAAACCATCTTTCAGAAATGGAGAATGGAAAACGACCTATTGGCAAGAAAATGGCCAAACGTTTGGCTGAATTATTAAATGTAGGATATAAAATCTTTTTATAA